A genomic stretch from Salvelinus sp. IW2-2015 unplaced genomic scaffold, ASM291031v2 Un_scaffold7363, whole genome shotgun sequence includes:
- the LOC112079247 gene encoding mitochondrial import receptor subunit TOM20 homolog, producing MMGGKTSSMAAGVAGAMFIGYCIYFDRKRRSDPNFKKRLQERRRKQKSSQEKTGLAKLPDLKDAEAVQKFFLEEIQLGEELLAQGDYEKGVDHLISAIAVCGQPQQLLQVLQQTLPPPVFQMLLTKLPTISQRIVSAQRLAEDDVE from the exons ATGATGGGTGGTAAAACCAGCTCCATGGCAGCTGGGGTGGCCGGAGCCATGTTCATTGGATACTGCATTTATTTCGACAGAAAACGACGGAGTGATCCGAACTTCAAGAAAAGGTTGCAAGAAC GCAGAAGAAAACAGAAGTCTTCCCAAGAGAAGACTGGATTAGCAAAG CTGCCTGACCTGAAGGATGCGGAGGCTGTACAGAAGTTCTTCCTGGAGGAAATCCAACTGGGAGAGGAGCTGCTAGCACAAG GAGACTATGAGAAGGGAGTGGACCACTTGATCAGTGCCATAGCAGTGTGTGGTCAGCCCCAGCAGCTGCTCCAGGTGCTACAGCAGACTCTGCCTCCTCCAGTGTTCCAGATGCTGCTCACCAAACTGCCCACCATCAGCCAG AGAATTGTGAGTGCTCAGCGTTTGGCAGAAGATGACGTTGAGTGA